Proteins from one Podarcis raffonei isolate rPodRaf1 chromosome 1, rPodRaf1.pri, whole genome shotgun sequence genomic window:
- the SPTY2D1 gene encoding protein SPT2 homolog → MEFRDILMVASEQQGLSAVPKRYSLAVGPPKKDPKVKGVQSAAVRAFLKRQEEEQRKKAIEEKRRKEELLAKRVELKHDRKARAMASRTKDNFRGYNGIPVEEKPKKRQGRENSSEGNTGGECMTGDEMEQFEYDQTESEHELEEYEEKPSKAPVKPKAPPKSAPPTLNFRDLLKLAEKKQYEPVEIKVPLKKTEERPMTAEELREREYLERKHKKGVILKEKKVGKEIKQVTISNSSKKEFSQKEVINAKPSKHSADKHSLSKGSLSSQSSTDKKSKGPALNEKHLKLSSASKPNPSEKAKPAHKVPLKSPSNSSQIKPASNGGGKSGPNSHTPTLKTTANGILRHPSAKEIGLKKTTSQTKPSGVAPSQHEGVKNVSSKQASRNSGAGGPLPRAKSSLSTGPGRPSSSLIVGRGPQGSSSGMGPGRLGSGSGSGQRSSSSSAGLVRPGSNLGVGPSRPGNSSGPVRSGSSQSIGPGRPNSLNAGPARGSNSGLGPGRPNTTSVGTLKPKCTVVSETISSKNLVPRQGSGQMNGMRPFPQQRPRIPPQGFPRPSLPPITSKRQYEDDEDEYDSEMEDFIDDEGESQEEISRHIKEIFGYDRARYKDESDYALRYMESSWKEQQKEEAKSLRLGMQEDLEELRREEEELKRKKQAKKLRTR, encoded by the exons ATGGAGTTCCGCGATATCCTGATGGTGGCGTCGGAGCAGCAGGGGCTGAGCGCAGTGCCG AAAAGATACAGTTTGGCAGTAGGCCCTCCCAAAAAGGATCCAAAAGTGAAAGGTGTTCAGTCAGCAGCTGTGAGAGCTTTCCTCAAGCGGCAAGaagaggaacaaaggaaaaagg CCattgaagaaaaaagaagaaaagaagaacttCTCGCTAAACGTGTCGAACTGAAACATGACCGAAAAGCAAGAGCTATGGCTTCACGGACGAAGGACAATTTCCGTGGCTATAATGGCATTCCTGTTGAAGAGAAGCCTAAAAAGAGGCAAGGCCGTGAAAACAGTTCTGAAGGAAACACAGGAGGTGAATGCATGACAGGTGATGAAATGGAGCAATTTGAATATGATCAGACAGAATCGGAGCATGAATTGGAAGAATATGAAGAAAAGCCATCCAAAGCACCAGTGAAACCAAAGGCGCCTCCCAAAAGTGCACCTCCAACATTGAACTTTAGGGACCTTTTAAAGCTGGCTGAAAAGAAACAGTATGAACCAGTTGAAATAAAAGTTCCTCTGAAAAAGACTGAGGAAAGACCCATGACAGCGGAAGAACTGAGAGAGCGAGAATACTTAGAGCGGAAACACAAAAAGGGGGTTAtactaaaagagaaaaaagttgggaaagaaataaaacaggTCACTATATCAAATTCTTCCAAGAAGGAATTTTCACAGAAGGAGGTCATAAATGCTAAACCCAGTAAGCATTCAGCGGACAAACATTCCTTGTCGAAAGGAAGCCTTTCCTCTCAAAGTAGTACTGACAAGAAATCAAAGGGACCAGCTTTAAATGAAAAGCATTTGAAGTTGTCATCTGCCTCCAAACCCAACCCTTCTGAGAAAGCAAAACCTGCACATAAGGTCCCTTTGAAAAGCCCATCAAACAGCAGTCAAATTAAACCAGCCTCTAATGGGGGTGGGAAATCTGGACCTAACTCTCATACCCCAACTTTGAAAACGACTGCAAATGGAATTCTCAGGCATCCATCTGCTAAAGAAATTGGTCTGAAAAAAACTACTAGCCAAACAAAACCATCTGGTGTGGCTCCTTCCCAGCATGAAGGTGTTAAAAATGTCAGCTCCAAGCAAGCAAGCCGCAATTCAGGCGCAGGAGGACCTCTTCCACGAGCAAAGAGCAGCTTGAGTACGGGTCCAGGTCGGCCAAGCAGCAGTTTGATTGTCGGACGTGGACCACAGGGCAGTAGTTCAGGCATGGGACCTGGACGATTAGGTAGCGGCTCGGGATCTGGGCAACGAAGCAGCAGCTCAAGTGCGGGACTTGTACGGCCAGGCAGTAACTTAGGTGTGGGACCTAGCAGACCAGGCAACAGTTCAGGACCAGTGCGTTCTGGAAGTAGTCAAAGCATAGGACCCGGGCGGCCAAATAGTCTAAACGCAGGACCAGCAAGAGGTAGTAACTCAGGATTGGGACCAGGCCGGCCAAACACCACTTCAGTTGGAACTCTGAAACCAAAGTGTACGGTTGTATCAGAAACAatctcttctaaaaatctggtaccACGACAAGGTAGCGGACAAATGAATGGAATGAGGCCATTTCCGCAGCAAAGACCCAGGATCCCCCCACAAG GTTTTCCAAGACCATCTCTTCCACCTATTACTAGTAAAAGGCAATATGAAGACGATGAAGATGAATACGATTCTGAAATGGAGGACTTCATAGATGATGAAGGAGAGTCCCAGGAAGAAATCTCTAGACATATTAAAGAGATATTTGGCTATGATCGGGCTAG ATATAAAGACGAAAGTGATTATGCCTTACGTTACATGGAAAGCAGCTGGAAGGAGCAACAGAAGGAGGAAGCCAAAAG CTTGAGGCTTGGAATGCAGGAAGACCTAGAAGAGCTAAGACGTGAAGAAGAGGAATTGAAACGAAAGAAGCAGGCAAAGAAGCTGAGAACACGTTAA
- the C1H18orf21 gene encoding UPF0711 protein C18orf21 homolog has protein sequence MGRPQYLEDAARQLADTCPAQARFLLWTLSNREDKTQDSVNRVCHYCFQFLLPGNVRVRLMPKKRVTPQIQKLLNREAKGYKLNLKQTKLLKKYKEAKNVLLVTCNACGKTTRHSGKSREGLGRKASAGKSSNKTTPVSHHHSGSNRRTPNSRTSSGQSTPRSSSRTQRNIKDHFAQLKRLLHLEENKKSNKGDLKNFLLSL, from the coding sequence ATGGGCAGGCCGCAGTACTTGGAAGATGCAGCACGGCAGCTGGCAGACACTTGCCCTGCCCAAGCACGGTTTTTACTGTGGACACTCAGCAACAGAGAAGACAAAACCCAAGATTCTGTGAACCGAGTGTGTCATTACTGTTTCCAGTTTCTCCTTCCAGGTAATGTTAGGGTACGTCTAATGCCTAAAAAGAGGGTGACTCCACAGATACAAAAACTACTTAATCGGGAAGCAAAGGGCTACAAActcaatttaaaacaaacaaagcttTTGAAGAAGTACAAGGAAGCAAAGAAtgtcctgctggttacctgcaaTGCATGTGGGAAAAcaacaaggcattctgggaagagTAGAGAAGGTTTGGGCAGAAAGGCATCAGCCGGGAAGTCTTCAAACAAAACCACACCTGTCAGCCACCATCATTCTGGATCCAACAGAAGGACACCCAATTCCAGAACATCATCTGGCCAATCAACACCTCGTTCTTCCTCCAGGACTCAAAGAAACATCAAAGACCACTTCGCACAGCTGAAAAGACTGCTTCATCttgaagaaaataagaaaagtaaTAAGGGGGACCTCAAAAACTTCTTACTatcactttaa